The Agromyces hippuratus genome has a window encoding:
- a CDS encoding glyoxalase superfamily protein, giving the protein MDWKIELIYVPVTDVDRAKAFYVDKLGFNADHDHRVSESLRFVQLTPPGSACSIAFGEGMGGGLQPGQQDSIQVVIPDADAVLAELRAKGVEAEGVDEQAWGRFVTLKDPDGNRWTLQELPDYSQQS; this is encoded by the coding sequence ATGGACTGGAAGATCGAGCTCATCTACGTGCCCGTCACCGATGTCGATCGGGCGAAGGCGTTCTACGTCGACAAGCTCGGCTTCAACGCCGATCACGACCATCGGGTCAGCGAGAGCCTGCGCTTCGTGCAGTTGACCCCGCCCGGGTCGGCCTGCTCGATCGCGTTCGGCGAGGGAATGGGCGGCGGCCTGCAGCCCGGGCAGCAGGACTCGATCCAGGTCGTCATCCCCGACGCCGACGCCGTGCTCGCCGAGCTCCGCGCCAAGGGGGTCGAGGCCGAGGGCGTCGACGAGCAGGCCTGGGGCCGCTTCGTCACGCTGAAGGACCCCGACGGCAACCGCTGGACCCTGCAGGAGCTGCCCGACTACAGCCAGCAGTCGTAG
- a CDS encoding HhH-GPD-type base excision DNA repair protein — translation MALHITGEQAADELLSDDAFALLTGMLLDQQVTMESAFAGPEKIRSRIGSIDPETIAAYDPEAFVEVFKQTPAVHRFPGSMAGRVQALAAAIVEEWGGEASALWTRGDPNGTEVLKRLKALPGFGDQKAKIFLALLGKQCGLAAPGWREAAGSYGDEGAFRSVADIVDPDSLAKVRATKQAAKAAAKAAKG, via the coding sequence ATGGCATTGCACATCACGGGGGAGCAGGCCGCCGACGAGCTGCTCAGCGACGACGCGTTCGCGCTGCTCACGGGAATGCTCCTCGACCAGCAGGTGACCATGGAGTCGGCGTTCGCCGGGCCCGAGAAGATCCGCTCGCGCATCGGTTCGATCGACCCCGAGACGATCGCCGCCTACGACCCCGAGGCCTTCGTCGAGGTGTTCAAGCAGACCCCGGCCGTGCACCGCTTCCCGGGTTCGATGGCCGGTCGCGTGCAGGCGCTCGCGGCTGCGATCGTCGAGGAGTGGGGCGGCGAGGCATCCGCTCTCTGGACTCGGGGCGACCCCAACGGTACCGAGGTGCTCAAGCGCCTGAAGGCGCTGCCGGGCTTCGGCGACCAGAAGGCGAAGATCTTCCTCGCGCTGCTCGGCAAGCAGTGCGGCCTCGCAGCGCCGGGCTGGCGCGAGGCCGCGGGCTCGTACGGTGACGAGGGCGCCTTCCGTTCGGTCGCCGACATCGTCGACCCCGATTCGCTCGCCAAGGTTCGCGCGACGAAGCAGGCCGCCAAGGCAGCCGCGAAGGCCGCGAAGGGCTGA
- a CDS encoding alpha/beta fold hydrolase: MTEFATSADGTRIAYDRQGSGPPVILVDGAMQFRAFDPATVEMAGELARHGFAVYHYDRRGRGESPAAPPITLGQTLDDLRALIDVATEGTDDAVALFGSSSGGAIALAAAASGLAVSKVVLWEVPLNAELGTDGAEFLAGLRERIAAGDGDATIEYFMKDMPPEWLAGAKSSPGWPIMTAMGPSLEPDAEALAWTQSAARPALWAGIAQPTLVLLGEQTLDFMTPAADSLIASLPHAIRGTVPAADHAWEPKSMALTIAGFLVD, translated from the coding sequence ATGACCGAGTTCGCGACCTCAGCCGATGGCACCCGCATCGCCTACGACCGGCAGGGTTCCGGCCCACCCGTGATCCTCGTCGACGGTGCGATGCAGTTCCGCGCCTTCGACCCGGCGACCGTCGAGATGGCGGGCGAGCTCGCCCGGCACGGGTTCGCCGTCTACCACTACGACCGGCGCGGGCGGGGCGAGAGCCCGGCAGCGCCTCCGATCACGCTCGGGCAGACCCTCGACGACCTGCGCGCGCTCATCGACGTGGCCACCGAGGGCACCGACGACGCTGTCGCCCTCTTCGGCAGCTCCTCGGGCGGGGCGATCGCGCTCGCGGCCGCGGCATCCGGTCTCGCGGTCTCGAAGGTCGTGCTGTGGGAGGTGCCGCTGAACGCCGAGCTCGGCACCGACGGCGCGGAGTTCCTCGCCGGGCTGCGCGAGCGCATCGCGGCGGGCGACGGCGACGCAACGATCGAGTACTTCATGAAGGACATGCCGCCCGAGTGGCTCGCGGGCGCGAAGTCGAGCCCCGGCTGGCCGATCATGACGGCGATGGGCCCGAGCCTCGAGCCCGACGCCGAAGCGCTCGCCTGGACGCAGAGCGCAGCGCGCCCCGCGCTCTGGGCCGGTATCGCGCAGCCGACGCTCGTGCTCCTCGGCGAGCAGACCCTCGACTTCATGACGCCGGCCGCCGACTCCCTCATCGCGAGCCTGCCGCACGCGATCCGCGGCACCGTGCCCGCCGCCGACCACGCGTGGGAACCGAAGTCGATGGCCCTCACGATCGCGGGCTTCCTCGTCGACTAG
- the nrdH gene encoding glutaredoxin-like protein NrdH, with the protein MTVTVYTKPSCVQCNATYRALDSKGIEYEVLDLSVDESALAQVKELGYLQAPVVITDEGHWSGFRPDKIDELASRLA; encoded by the coding sequence ATGACGGTCACGGTCTACACCAAGCCTTCTTGCGTCCAGTGCAACGCGACGTATCGCGCCCTCGACAGTAAGGGCATCGAGTACGAAGTGCTCGACCTCTCTGTCGACGAGAGCGCCCTTGCGCAGGTCAAAGAGCTGGGCTACCTGCAGGCTCCGGTCGTCATCACCGACGAAGGCCACTGGTCGGGATTCCGTCCCGACAAGATCGACGAACTCGCCTCGCGCCTCGCCTAG
- the nrdI gene encoding class Ib ribonucleoside-diphosphate reductase assembly flavoprotein NrdI, producing the protein MTNLVYFSSVSGNTKRFIEKLGRPAARIPLHAREAALHVDEPYVLVVPTYGGGDGKGAVPKQVIRFLNDPDNRSNIRGVISAGNTNFGTAFCLAGDIIAAKTGVPHLYRFEVFGTPDDVRAVDDGLDAFWQTQQQLTA; encoded by the coding sequence ATGACGAATCTGGTCTACTTCTCGAGCGTCTCGGGCAACACGAAGCGCTTCATCGAGAAGCTCGGCCGCCCTGCGGCCCGCATCCCGCTGCATGCGCGTGAAGCAGCACTGCACGTCGACGAGCCCTACGTGCTCGTCGTGCCGACCTATGGCGGCGGCGACGGCAAGGGTGCCGTTCCGAAGCAGGTCATCCGCTTCCTGAACGATCCCGACAACCGCTCGAACATCCGCGGCGTCATCAGCGCGGGCAACACCAACTTCGGTACGGCCTTCTGCCTGGCCGGCGACATCATCGCCGCCAAGACGGGGGTGCCGCACCTCTACCGCTTCGAAGTATTCGGAACACCAGACGACGTTCGCGCCGTCGACGATGGATTGGACGCATTTTGGCAAACGCAACAGCAACTGACGGCGTAG
- the nrdE gene encoding class 1b ribonucleoside-diphosphate reductase subunit alpha, with product MDYHSLNAMLNLYGPNGEIQFDKDREAAREYFLQHVNQNTVFFHSLKERLDYLVEKEYYEQAVLDQYSFEFITKLNDLAYSKKFRFETFLGAFKYYTSYTLKTFDGKRYLERFEDRVVMTALGLAQGDEKLAVNLVEEIIGGRFQPATPTFLNTGKAQRGELVSCFLLRIEDNMESISRGINSALQLSKRGGGVALSLSNIREAGAPIKQIENQSSGIIPVMKLLEDSFSYANQLGARQGAGAVYLNAHHPDIMRFLDTKRENADEKIRIKTLSLGVVVPDITFELAKNGEDMYLFSPYDVEKVYGKPFGDISVTEKYREMVDNPRIKKTKINAREFFQTIAEIQFESGYPYIVFEDTVNKANPIKGRINMSNLCSEILQVNTPTTYNEDLSYNEIGKDISCNLGSLNIALTMDSPDFGKTVDTAIRGLTAVSNMSHITSVRSIEDGNDKSHAIGLGQMNLHGYLARERIFYGSEEGIDFTNIYFYTVLFHALRASNAIAKERGETFVGFEDSKYASGEFFDKYTDAAWVPATAKVTQLFADSNVHIPTQEDWKALKASIQEHGIYNQNLQAVPPTGSISYINNSTASIHPIASKIEIRKEGKLGRVYYPAAFMTNDNLEYYQDAYEIGYEKVIDTYAAATQHVDQGLSLTLFFKDTATTRDINKAQIYAWKKGIKTIYYIRLRQLALEGTDMTECVSCML from the coding sequence ATGGACTACCACTCCCTGAACGCCATGCTGAACCTCTACGGCCCGAACGGCGAGATCCAGTTCGACAAAGACCGTGAAGCGGCGCGCGAGTACTTCCTGCAGCACGTCAACCAGAACACCGTCTTCTTCCACTCGCTGAAGGAGCGCCTCGACTACCTCGTCGAGAAGGAGTACTACGAGCAGGCCGTGCTCGACCAGTACTCGTTCGAGTTCATCACGAAGCTCAACGACCTGGCGTACTCGAAGAAGTTCCGCTTCGAGACATTCCTCGGCGCGTTCAAGTACTACACGAGCTACACGCTGAAGACGTTCGACGGCAAGCGCTACCTCGAGCGCTTCGAAGACCGCGTCGTCATGACGGCCCTCGGCCTCGCGCAGGGCGACGAGAAGCTCGCCGTCAACCTCGTCGAAGAGATCATCGGCGGCCGCTTCCAGCCGGCCACCCCGACCTTCCTCAACACGGGCAAGGCCCAGCGCGGCGAGCTCGTCTCCTGCTTCCTGCTGCGTATCGAAGACAACATGGAGTCGATCTCGCGCGGCATCAACTCCGCCCTGCAGCTCTCGAAGCGCGGCGGCGGCGTGGCCCTCTCCCTGAGCAACATCCGCGAGGCCGGCGCCCCGATCAAGCAGATCGAGAACCAGTCGAGCGGCATCATCCCCGTGATGAAGCTCCTCGAGGACTCCTTCAGCTACGCCAACCAGCTCGGTGCCCGCCAGGGCGCCGGTGCCGTGTACCTCAACGCGCACCACCCCGACATCATGCGGTTCCTCGACACCAAGCGCGAGAACGCCGACGAGAAGATCCGCATCAAGACGCTGTCCCTCGGCGTCGTCGTGCCCGACATCACGTTCGAGCTCGCCAAGAACGGCGAAGACATGTACCTCTTCTCGCCGTACGACGTCGAGAAGGTCTACGGCAAGCCGTTCGGCGACATCTCGGTCACCGAGAAGTACCGCGAGATGGTCGACAACCCGCGCATCAAGAAGACCAAGATCAACGCGCGCGAGTTCTTCCAGACGATCGCCGAGATCCAGTTCGAGAGCGGCTACCCGTACATCGTGTTCGAAGACACGGTGAACAAGGCGAACCCCATCAAGGGCCGCATCAACATGTCGAACCTGTGCTCCGAGATCCTGCAGGTCAACACGCCGACGACGTACAACGAAGACCTGAGCTACAACGAGATCGGCAAGGACATCTCGTGCAACCTCGGCTCGCTGAACATCGCGCTGACGATGGACTCGCCCGACTTCGGCAAGACGGTCGACACCGCCATCCGCGGCCTCACCGCCGTGTCGAACATGAGCCACATCACCTCGGTGCGTTCGATCGAAGACGGCAACGACAAGTCGCACGCCATCGGCCTCGGCCAGATGAACCTGCACGGCTACCTCGCTCGTGAGCGCATCTTCTACGGCAGCGAAGAGGGCATCGACTTCACGAACATCTACTTCTACACGGTGCTGTTCCACGCGCTGCGCGCGTCGAACGCCATCGCGAAGGAGCGCGGCGAGACCTTCGTCGGCTTCGAGGACTCGAAGTACGCGTCGGGTGAATTCTTCGACAAGTACACGGATGCCGCGTGGGTGCCCGCGACCGCCAAGGTCACGCAGCTCTTCGCCGACTCGAACGTGCACATCCCGACGCAGGAGGACTGGAAGGCGCTGAAGGCCTCCATCCAGGAGCACGGCATCTACAACCAGAACCTGCAGGCCGTGCCGCCGACCGGTTCGATCTCGTACATCAACAATTCGACGGCCTCGATCCACCCGATCGCGTCGAAGATCGAGATCCGCAAGGAAGGCAAGCTCGGTCGCGTCTACTACCCGGCTGCGTTCATGACGAACGACAACCTCGAGTACTACCAGGACGCGTACGAGATCGGCTACGAGAAGGTCATCGACACCTACGCCGCGGCGACGCAGCACGTCGACCAGGGCCTCTCGCTCACCCTGTTCTTCAAGGACACGGCGACGACGCGCGACATCAACAAGGCGCAGATCTACGCATGGAAGAAGGGGATCAAGACGATCTACTACATCCGCCTGCGTCAGCTCGCGCTCGAGGGCACGGACATGACGGAGTGCGTCTCGTGCATGCTCTGA
- the nrdF gene encoding class 1b ribonucleoside-diphosphate reductase subunit beta — MTLTDPVNSASNDPAHTGGKLKLVSHVNAINWNRIQDDKDLEVWNRLVNNFWLPEKIPLSNDIQSWNTLTRDEQVLTMRVFTGLTLLDTIQGTVGAVSLIPDAITPHEEAVYTNIAFMESVHAKSYSSIFSTLCSTKDIDDAFRWSVENENLQKKAAIVMEYYQGDSPLKRKVASTLLESFLFYSGFYLPMYWSSRAKLTNTADMIRLIIRDEAVHGYYIGYKFQKGLEGLSQAERDDLKDYTFSLLYELYDNEVQYTQDLYDGVGLTEDVKKFLHYNANKALMNLGYEPMFPKTVTDVNPAILSALSPNADENHDFFSGSGSSYVIGKAVVTEDEDWDF; from the coding sequence ATGACTCTCACAGACCCGGTGAACTCCGCCAGCAACGACCCCGCTCACACGGGCGGCAAGCTGAAGCTGGTCAGCCACGTCAACGCGATCAACTGGAACCGCATCCAGGATGACAAGGACCTCGAGGTTTGGAACCGTCTGGTCAACAACTTCTGGCTGCCCGAGAAGATCCCGCTGTCGAACGACATCCAGTCGTGGAACACGCTGACTCGTGACGAGCAGGTGCTGACGATGCGCGTGTTCACGGGGCTCACGCTGCTCGACACGATCCAGGGCACGGTCGGCGCGGTCTCGCTCATCCCCGACGCGATCACGCCGCACGAAGAGGCGGTCTACACGAACATCGCCTTCATGGAGTCGGTGCACGCGAAGAGCTACTCGTCGATCTTCTCGACGCTGTGCTCGACGAAGGACATCGACGACGCCTTCCGCTGGTCGGTCGAGAACGAGAACCTTCAGAAGAAGGCCGCGATCGTCATGGAGTACTACCAGGGCGACTCCCCGCTGAAGCGCAAGGTCGCCTCGACGCTGCTCGAGAGCTTCCTGTTCTACTCCGGCTTCTACCTGCCGATGTACTGGTCGTCGCGGGCGAAGCTCACCAACACGGCCGACATGATCCGCCTCATCATCCGCGACGAGGCCGTGCACGGGTACTACATCGGCTACAAGTTCCAGAAGGGGCTCGAGGGGCTCTCGCAGGCAGAGCGCGATGACCTGAAGGACTACACGTTCTCGCTGCTCTACGAGCTCTACGACAACGAGGTGCAGTACACGCAAGACCTCTACGACGGTGTCGGCCTGACCGAAGACGTCAAGAAGTTCCTGCACTACAACGCCAACAAGGCCCTCATGAACCTCGGCTACGAGCCGATGTTCCCGAAGACGGTCACCGACGTGAACCCGGCGATCCTCTCGGCGCTCTCGCCGAACGCCGACGAGAACCACGACTTCTTCTCGGGGTCGGGTTCGTCCTATGTGATCGGCAAGGCCGTCGTCACTGAGGATGAGGACTGGGACTTCTGA
- a CDS encoding VOC family protein, whose translation MRLFDHLGISVEDLPRSIAQFDPVMVALGCTRQDADNGVSWYKGEDELILFPARESGSGPHRHGKVGWQHLAFPVGSREEVDRLHAIAVDAGWTSVRDPKVFTRFSDRYYASFVEDDNGIRFEFMFNPPKDAVAD comes from the coding sequence ATGCGCTTGTTCGACCATCTCGGAATCTCCGTCGAAGACCTGCCCCGCTCGATCGCCCAGTTCGATCCCGTGATGGTGGCCCTCGGCTGCACGAGGCAGGACGCCGACAACGGAGTGTCCTGGTACAAGGGCGAAGATGAGCTCATCCTCTTCCCAGCGCGCGAATCGGGCAGTGGGCCCCACCGGCACGGCAAGGTCGGATGGCAGCACCTCGCCTTCCCCGTCGGGTCACGCGAGGAGGTCGACCGCCTGCACGCGATCGCCGTCGACGCGGGGTGGACCTCCGTGCGCGATCCGAAGGTGTTCACGCGGTTCAGCGACCGCTACTACGCGTCGTTCGTCGAAGACGACAACGGCATCCGCTTCGAGTTCATGTTCAACCCGCCGAAGGACGCCGTCGCAGACTGA
- a CDS encoding DNA alkylation repair protein produces the protein MTTPAAEFIDRTLQAEGSEERASADAARITGGLRFYGASVGAVRGTVRDARRRHPELSHDEVTALASELWAEPVYERRLAAVVLLQGQVPTLLVSDFTRLEQLLRSAGVQDLVDPLVADVVHPLLDRLAGADATRARRIVDRWSSEGLIRES, from the coding sequence GTGACGACGCCCGCCGCAGAGTTCATCGACCGCACCCTCCAGGCCGAGGGATCGGAGGAGCGCGCGAGCGCGGATGCCGCGCGCATCACCGGCGGACTGCGGTTCTACGGTGCTTCGGTCGGCGCAGTGCGGGGCACGGTGAGAGACGCGCGGCGGCGGCATCCGGAGCTGTCGCATGACGAGGTCACCGCGCTCGCGTCGGAGCTGTGGGCCGAGCCGGTGTACGAGCGCCGGCTCGCCGCGGTCGTGCTGCTGCAGGGGCAGGTGCCGACGCTGCTCGTGAGCGACTTCACCCGCCTCGAGCAGTTGCTGCGATCGGCGGGGGTGCAGGATCTCGTCGATCCGCTCGTCGCCGATGTCGTGCATCCGCTGCTCGACCGGTTGGCGGGTGCCGACGCAACACGGGCTCGGCGCATCGTCGATCGTTGGTCGAGCGAAGGCCTGATACGCGAATCATGA
- a CDS encoding peptidoglycan-binding domain-containing protein → MNTDRTRMPGLLATAMVSIVVAVALTGCAEGADSVDRAKAQVTAKEKAVASAQAEFDAASEAFCGASSDYISALDRYGDVLNDTAPTVGDVQVAGADLADPRDDAFDDAEAAVAAQQALVTARQELVEAQTALAVAEAGPTGTPSVVPPAPTSTPLAPAASVDRVEQAEAEFEDAQASVTAQTPLADASEQFNSAVVALEMAWLTLFADAGCLTDDQQVQAVTAVGAYTYALQQDLATAGYYTGTVDGVSGPMTVQAIEDLQEANGLPVTGTVDKATAAALQAELVALGGAAAQDSLASTAAVQQTLNLVGFWDGPVDGVWTDELTAALQAFQTELGVEPTGAVDAATIAAFEQAIAEMTAPDAEPSPSASPTSPPAG, encoded by the coding sequence GTGAACACAGATCGCACGAGGATGCCGGGGCTCCTCGCAACTGCCATGGTGTCGATCGTCGTCGCGGTGGCGCTCACCGGATGTGCGGAGGGCGCCGACAGCGTCGACCGGGCCAAGGCGCAGGTCACCGCGAAGGAGAAGGCCGTGGCGAGCGCCCAGGCCGAGTTCGACGCAGCATCCGAAGCGTTCTGCGGTGCGAGCAGCGACTACATCAGCGCACTCGATCGGTATGGCGACGTGCTGAACGACACCGCGCCCACCGTCGGTGATGTTCAGGTCGCTGGTGCCGATCTCGCGGATCCCCGTGACGACGCGTTCGACGACGCCGAAGCAGCGGTGGCTGCGCAGCAGGCGCTCGTGACCGCCCGGCAGGAACTCGTCGAGGCGCAGACCGCCCTGGCCGTCGCGGAGGCGGGGCCGACCGGCACGCCATCCGTCGTTCCGCCCGCCCCGACCAGTACGCCGCTGGCGCCGGCCGCCTCGGTCGACCGGGTCGAGCAGGCCGAAGCCGAATTCGAGGACGCGCAGGCATCCGTCACCGCGCAGACGCCGCTGGCCGACGCATCCGAGCAGTTCAACAGTGCGGTGGTCGCGCTCGAGATGGCGTGGCTCACGCTCTTCGCCGATGCAGGCTGCCTCACCGACGACCAGCAGGTGCAGGCCGTGACGGCGGTCGGCGCGTATACCTACGCGCTGCAGCAGGACCTCGCCACGGCCGGGTACTACACGGGCACCGTCGACGGCGTGTCGGGGCCGATGACCGTGCAGGCGATCGAAGACCTCCAGGAGGCGAACGGATTGCCCGTCACCGGCACGGTCGACAAGGCGACGGCCGCGGCGCTCCAGGCCGAACTCGTGGCGCTCGGCGGCGCCGCTGCCCAGGACTCGCTCGCGTCGACGGCTGCCGTGCAGCAGACGCTGAACCTCGTCGGTTTCTGGGACGGACCGGTCGATGGGGTGTGGACCGACGAACTCACCGCGGCGCTGCAGGCGTTCCAGACCGAACTCGGCGTCGAGCCGACCGGTGCCGTCGATGCCGCGACGATCGCCGCGTTCGAACAGGCGATCGCCGAGATGACCGCGCCGGATGCCGAGCCGAGCCCGTCGGCGTCGCCGACGAGTCCGCCGGCCGGCTGA
- a CDS encoding formylglycine-generating enzyme family protein translates to MTDIEMASIDGGTVGLHDARRKVRWSVELEPFEIGVYPVTQEQLAELLGETSTHPRRPATDVSWLRAIRFCNAASEWEGLEPAYTYDGEDVTWHVDADGFRLPTEAEWEFACRAGSTRPHYGPLDEVAWTSADGVTTPQDVGGKYPNLNGLFDTLGNVWEWCWDLLDPARYDAYRVFRGGGFADDAWSVRASVRRGGAPRMHHDDVGFRVARGGFETTDAAQGWSAAADEERAVIEGPLPSGWTPRG, encoded by the coding sequence GTGACCGACATCGAGATGGCGAGCATCGACGGCGGCACCGTCGGACTGCACGACGCCCGCCGCAAGGTGCGCTGGAGCGTCGAGCTCGAGCCCTTCGAGATCGGCGTGTACCCGGTCACGCAGGAGCAGCTCGCCGAACTGCTCGGCGAGACGTCGACCCATCCGCGACGCCCGGCGACCGACGTGAGCTGGCTGCGGGCGATCCGCTTCTGCAACGCGGCATCCGAATGGGAGGGGCTCGAGCCCGCCTACACGTACGACGGTGAAGACGTCACCTGGCACGTCGACGCCGACGGGTTCCGCCTGCCGACCGAGGCCGAGTGGGAGTTCGCCTGCCGTGCCGGCTCGACGCGCCCGCACTACGGCCCGCTCGACGAGGTCGCCTGGACGAGCGCCGACGGCGTGACCACGCCGCAGGACGTCGGCGGGAAGTATCCGAACCTCAACGGACTCTTCGACACGCTCGGCAACGTCTGGGAGTGGTGCTGGGACCTGCTCGACCCGGCGCGCTACGACGCGTATCGCGTCTTCCGCGGTGGCGGATTCGCCGACGACGCGTGGAGCGTGCGGGCCTCGGTGCGCCGCGGCGGAGCGCCGCGCATGCACCACGACGACGTCGGCTTCCGAGTCGCGCGCGGCGGCTTCGAGACGACGGATGCCGCGCAGGGCTGGTCTGCCGCCGCGGACGAGGAGCGGGCGGTGATCGAAGGGCCGCTGCCGTCGGGGTGGACGCCTCGCGGCTGA